The Microbacterium trichothecenolyticum sequence CGAAGAACCTGTCGCCCGAGGCCAAGACCGGCCAGGCGTATCAGATGCAGAAGATCATGCTGTACATCCTGCCGCTGGCTTTCATCTTCTCGGGCATCTTCTTCCCGCTGGGTGTCGTCATCTACTGGTTCGTCAGCAACCTGTGGACGATGGTGCAGCAGTTCGTCGTCATTCGAGAGATGCCGACGCCGGGGTCCGACGCTGCCAAGGCTCGCGAAGAGCGCCTGGCCCGCAAGGGCAAGGCGATCGACGCGGCAGGCAAGGTCGTGCCGATCGAGAAGTACCACGCTGAGCAGCAGCGCCTCCTCGAGGAGGCGGAGCGTGCGCGCGCAGCGCAGCCGAAGCGCCAGCAGCCCGTCGGCAAGCAGCGTGCCAAGAAGCAGCAGTCCGCCAAGAACACCGGCGCGCAGGGGAGTTCCACTCCTTCGCCCGGCTCCTCCCCCGCCTCCTGACGACCCGAAAGATCCCGATGACGACGTCCGATCAGATCGCACCCGACCAGACCGCCGCCACCGAGGAGCAGCTCGAGCAGGAGGGCGACATCGCCGCCGACTACCTCGAGGGGCTTCTCGATATCGCCGACATCGACGGCGACCTCGCGCTCGACGTGCGTGCGGGTCGTGCCTACGTGTCGGTGGAAGCCGACCACGCCGACGCTCTGTCTCTGTTGTCGCATCCCGATACCGTTCAAGCCCTGCAAGAACTGACGCGCTTGGCCGTGCAGAACTCGACGGGACGTTTCTCGCGCCTCATCCTCGACATCGGCGGCTC is a genomic window containing:
- a CDS encoding Jag family protein, which gives rise to MTTSDQIAPDQTAATEEQLEQEGDIAADYLEGLLDIADIDGDLALDVRAGRAYVSVEADHADALSLLSHPDTVQALQELTRLAVQNSTGRFSRLILDIGGSRDARQRQLETLVDRAIARIDEGASQASLPAMSSYERKLVHDIAAARGYSSESFGEGADRHTVLRRG